The proteins below are encoded in one region of Macrococcus armenti:
- a CDS encoding ABC transporter ATP-binding protein, translated as MTVKVTNLTGGYGNQPVIHNIDFELPKGVITGLIGLNGAGKSTTIKHMLGLLRPISGELSIDGVSLSTQPYEYRNKLSYIPESPVLYEELTLQEHIDMTAMAYNIPLDSAMERALPLLKVFRLEDKLKAFPSYFSKGMKQKVMIICAFIVKPALHIIDEPFLGLDPLGIQSMLDLMVEARNAGRTVLMSTHILTTAEKYCDRFLLMHHGKLIAQGTLADLQQQFGMEHASLDEIYIHVTGDCHE; from the coding sequence ATGACAGTGAAAGTGACGAATTTAACAGGTGGATATGGTAATCAACCTGTAATACATAATATTGACTTTGAATTGCCAAAAGGTGTCATTACTGGACTCATCGGATTAAATGGTGCGGGTAAAAGTACGACAATTAAACATATGCTTGGATTGTTACGCCCGATTTCAGGTGAACTTTCTATCGATGGTGTTTCACTGAGTACGCAACCTTATGAATATCGTAATAAACTTTCATATATTCCGGAATCACCTGTATTATATGAAGAATTAACGTTACAGGAACATATTGATATGACGGCGATGGCATACAATATCCCACTCGATAGTGCAATGGAACGTGCATTACCATTACTTAAAGTTTTCAGGCTTGAAGATAAATTAAAAGCATTTCCGTCATACTTTTCTAAAGGGATGAAACAGAAAGTGATGATTATTTGTGCATTTATTGTAAAGCCCGCGCTTCATATTATTGATGAGCCATTCTTAGGTCTGGATCCGCTTGGCATTCAGTCGATGCTAGATCTAATGGTGGAAGCGCGTAATGCAGGGCGTACTGTACTGATGAGTACACATATATTAACGACAGCTGAGAAGTATTGTGACCGCTTCCTGCTCATGCATCATGGAAAGCTTATTGCACAAGGCACACTTGCAGACTTACAGCAGCAGTTCGGTATGGAACACGCATCGCTCGATGAGATTTATATACACGTAACAGGTGACTGTCATGAATAA
- a CDS encoding HIT family protein codes for MSETVFSKILKGEIPSYKVYEDDYTYAFLDISQVSKGHTLVIPKNAAEDILSIDTEDLKHVIASVQKVAKAVDKAFQPDGINVIQNNRSFADQSVFHIHFHIIPRYKDDTDGFGYKWETHPDAFNMDELRNSISSAID; via the coding sequence ATGTCAGAAACAGTATTCAGTAAAATTTTAAAAGGCGAAATTCCTTCATATAAAGTATACGAAGATGATTATACGTACGCTTTCCTTGATATTTCTCAAGTATCTAAAGGTCATACGCTCGTAATCCCGAAAAATGCTGCCGAAGATATTCTATCAATTGATACTGAAGATTTAAAACATGTCATCGCTTCAGTTCAAAAAGTAGCGAAAGCGGTAGATAAAGCATTTCAGCCGGACGGTATTAACGTTATCCAGAACAATCGTTCATTTGCTGATCAATCCGTATTCCACATTCACTTCCACATTATCCCGAGATATAAAGATGATACAGATGGATTCGGTTATAAGTGGGAGACACATCCTGATGCATTTAATATGGACGAATTAAGAAATAGTATTAGCAGCGCAATTGACTAA
- a CDS encoding YtxH domain-containing protein, whose amino-acid sequence MKLSRIALGFGVGIAAGTVAALLNAPKSGKELQQGFKSTTNDAKAQVSQLKNDSADLKVSILNTKQATQDVMSAMADEIKTMITDFKSDIAPNIDSIKQNVENINNRKDEIIQEISKK is encoded by the coding sequence ATGAAATTATCACGTATTGCACTTGGTTTTGGTGTTGGTATCGCAGCTGGTACTGTCGCTGCATTATTAAACGCGCCAAAGTCAGGCAAAGAATTACAGCAAGGGTTTAAGTCAACTACGAATGATGCGAAAGCACAAGTAAGTCAACTCAAAAACGATAGCGCAGATTTAAAAGTTTCTATCTTAAATACAAAGCAGGCAACTCAAGATGTAATGAGTGCGATGGCTGATGAAATTAAAACGATGATTACAGATTTTAAATCAGATATCGCACCGAATATTGACAGCATTAAACAAAATGTTGAAAACATTAATAACCGTAAAGATGAAATTATTCAGGAAATCTCTAAAAAATAA
- a CDS encoding HTH-type transcriptional regulator Hpr: MKREREKEIIDKMLFTHKVSQLSKALWKTVEKDWQNWIKPYDLNINEHHILVIIRNLEKATISEVSQYGVMHVSTVFNFAKNLEKRGYLTMPKSKFDKRNTYLELTEKGKEVLYETYKGYKESDDRIYDAASNYKELMFDLPAFTELKFIVAQIYGPDFITHLEKSHNDLLKILLDENEEDNA, encoded by the coding sequence ATGAAGCGAGAACGCGAAAAAGAAATTATCGACAAAATGTTATTTACACACAAAGTTTCTCAATTAAGCAAAGCTTTATGGAAAACTGTAGAAAAAGACTGGCAGAACTGGATTAAGCCATATGACTTAAATATTAACGAACACCACATTCTTGTCATTATAAGAAATCTTGAAAAAGCAACGATTTCAGAAGTGAGTCAGTACGGCGTAATGCACGTTTCAACCGTATTTAATTTTGCAAAAAACTTAGAAAAACGCGGTTACTTAACGATGCCTAAAAGTAAGTTTGACAAACGTAATACATATCTAGAGCTCACTGAAAAAGGTAAAGAAGTATTATACGAAACATATAAAGGATATAAAGAATCAGATGATCGAATTTATGATGCTGCGAGTAACTATAAAGAGCTCATGTTCGACCTTCCGGCATTTACCGAACTTAAGTTTATCGTCGCCCAAATTTATGGTCCTGACTTTATTACGCACCTCGAAAAAAGCCACAATGATCTGTTAAAAATATTACTTGACGAAAACGAGGAAGATAATGCATAA
- a CDS encoding DUF3267 domain-containing protein, with amino-acid sequence MYLCNKNFNIRLTYGIQRIMLISALLGIIVYIVSFEVFSAIFGKKFSDDNFLLFVASLLCLYPVHKLLHMLPFIQDTKSLIIQKTSKSKYFPLFNTRVNHPVHKLHFAFALMCPVVIITIITIVGAVMYTQFAHYFLFIFAVNIGLSFIDFVYLKYIMSTPQCSFVEERKYGLEVLSKHDLPLNFHHSDIR; translated from the coding sequence ATGTATTTATGTAATAAAAACTTTAATATCAGATTAACATATGGTATTCAAAGAATTATGCTTATATCAGCGTTACTTGGTATTATTGTTTATATTGTCAGCTTTGAAGTTTTCTCCGCAATATTCGGGAAAAAGTTCTCAGATGACAATTTTTTATTATTTGTAGCGAGTTTACTTTGTCTTTACCCTGTTCATAAATTGTTGCATATGCTGCCATTTATACAGGATACGAAGTCGCTCATTATTCAAAAAACATCAAAGTCAAAGTACTTTCCGTTATTTAATACGAGAGTCAATCATCCAGTCCATAAATTACACTTTGCATTTGCATTGATGTGCCCAGTTGTTATTATTACAATCATAACAATTGTTGGCGCAGTAATGTATACACAATTTGCACATTATTTCTTATTTATCTTTGCAGTGAATATTGGATTATCGTTTATCGACTTTGTTTATTTGAAATATATTATGAGCACACCACAATGTTCGTTTGTTGAAGAGCGTAAATATGGCCTTGAAGTTTTAAGTAAACACGATTTACCATTAAATTTCCATCATTCTGACATAAGATAA
- a CDS encoding peptidylprolyl isomerase, with translation MTNFKKIMMPAALSVSILGLTACGNSDGETLVSSKAGDVKQSDIMKEIGNEQIAKASFQLIFNDVLKEKYGKKVDEEKINKETDKEIKKYGDEKTFEKLLQQQSPGMTVEQYKKKRVSDEYQKLFLNDTIKVSDKDIKDTAKKASHILIAVKSESNKDGLSDKEAKAKAEEILQQVKENKGDFKKIAKKESDDTQSAKNNGELGYVVKGQTVEAFEKALFKLKPGEISDIVKTEFGYHIIMAEEDKDFAKEKDKLVQTIRQNKLQNDPKLYVQAVQKLFKEYDVDFKDKDIKKYVDDQILKAK, from the coding sequence ATGACAAACTTCAAAAAAATTATGATGCCAGCAGCACTTTCTGTATCAATCTTAGGATTAACAGCTTGTGGAAATAGTGACGGAGAAACACTTGTTTCATCTAAAGCTGGAGATGTAAAACAATCAGACATCATGAAAGAAATTGGTAATGAACAAATCGCTAAAGCATCATTCCAGTTAATCTTTAACGATGTTCTTAAAGAGAAATATGGTAAGAAAGTTGACGAAGAAAAAATTAATAAAGAAACAGACAAAGAAATTAAAAAATACGGTGACGAAAAAACATTCGAAAAACTATTACAACAACAAAGTCCTGGTATGACTGTTGAACAATATAAAAAGAAACGTGTTTCTGATGAATATCAAAAATTATTCCTGAATGACACGATTAAAGTATCAGACAAAGATATTAAAGATACAGCGAAGAAAGCATCACACATTTTAATCGCAGTGAAATCTGAATCAAATAAAGATGGTTTAAGCGATAAAGAAGCAAAAGCGAAAGCAGAAGAAATTTTACAGCAAGTTAAAGAAAACAAAGGTGATTTCAAGAAAATTGCTAAAAAAGAATCAGATGATACACAATCAGCGAAAAATAATGGTGAACTTGGCTATGTCGTAAAAGGTCAAACAGTTGAAGCATTCGAAAAAGCATTATTCAAATTAAAACCGGGTGAAATTTCAGATATCGTAAAAACAGAATTCGGTTACCACATCATTATGGCTGAAGAAGATAAAGATTTCGCAAAAGAAAAAGATAAACTCGTACAAACGATTCGTCAAAATAAATTACAGAACGATCCGAAATTATACGTACAAGCAGTACAAAAATTATTTAAAGAATACGATGTAGACTTTAAAGATAAAGACATCAAAAAGTATGTTGATGATCAAATTTTAAAAGCAAAATAA
- the yhaM gene encoding 3'-5' exoribonuclease YhaM yields the protein MRTIETLKPGSQVDHYFLIHKSIQGVTGQGKPYLTLYLKDKSGEIEAKVWTVSEKDINLLQPEQLVRVKGDVIDYRGRKQMKVNQFRLVTPEDGVKLENFLESAPIDEDEMMEQLMDYVIEIENANLQRIIRLLLKKYAHQFMVYPAASSNHHNFVSGLLFHVLTMLKQAKALCDIYPTLNRSLLYAGIIAHDMGKVKELSGPVATTYTVEGNLLGHISIMSDEVASIAREHNIEGEEVMLLRHMILSHHGKYEYGSPKLPMLKEAEILHFIDNIDARMQMFDKHMKKVEKGQYTERIFALENRQFYKPISLD from the coding sequence GTGAGAACGATAGAAACATTAAAACCAGGCTCTCAAGTTGACCATTACTTTTTAATTCATAAGTCAATTCAAGGGGTGACTGGACAAGGTAAGCCGTATTTAACGCTTTATCTTAAAGATAAAAGCGGAGAAATTGAAGCGAAAGTATGGACGGTATCAGAAAAAGATATAAATCTGTTACAACCTGAACAGTTAGTTCGTGTTAAAGGTGATGTCATTGATTATCGTGGTCGTAAACAGATGAAAGTAAATCAATTCAGACTTGTAACACCTGAAGATGGTGTGAAATTAGAGAATTTTTTAGAAAGTGCACCGATTGATGAAGATGAAATGATGGAACAGTTGATGGATTATGTCATCGAAATTGAAAATGCAAATTTACAACGCATTATCCGTCTATTACTTAAGAAATATGCACATCAGTTTATGGTATATCCTGCTGCCAGTAGCAATCACCATAACTTTGTTTCAGGTTTATTGTTCCATGTATTAACGATGCTGAAACAGGCGAAAGCACTGTGTGATATTTATCCGACATTGAATCGCAGTCTGCTCTATGCAGGTATCATTGCACATGATATGGGGAAAGTTAAAGAATTATCCGGACCTGTTGCGACGACGTATACAGTAGAAGGGAACTTACTTGGCCATATTTCAATTATGAGTGATGAAGTTGCAAGTATTGCACGTGAACATAATATTGAAGGTGAAGAAGTAATGTTACTGCGTCATATGATATTAAGTCATCACGGTAAGTATGAGTATGGATCACCGAAATTACCGATGTTAAAAGAAGCGGAAATTCTGCACTTTATCGATAATATTGATGCACGTATGCAGATGTTTGACAAACATATGAAGAAAGTAGAGAAAGGGCAGTATACAGAGCGTATTTTTGCATTAGAAAATCGTCAGTTTTATAAACCTATATCTCTAGATTAA